The Methanobacterium alcaliphilum region TCAGATGGCGGAACCTCTACATTTTCCAGAAGATGCTGTACAACACACTATAGATACTTCCCGTGCAGTTTGTGGAAATAAGGAAACCATGAATAATCTGGCTACTTCTATTTTCCTCGATTTCAATCAACTTGAAGATTTCAACTTTACAATTCAAGAGAAATATCAGAAGATAAAAGAAAATGAAGTAGAATTTGAAGAGTATATGGTTGATGATGCGGATATCATCCTAGTTTCTTATGGAATAAGCAGCCGTATCTGCCGCAGCGCAGTTGATGAATCAAGGTTACTAGGAATCAAAGTAGGGCTTTTAAGACCTATCACATTGTTCCCTTTCCCAGAAGAAAGATTGTCTGAGTTAAATGAGCATAATCAATGCAAATTTGTTTCAGTTGAAATGAGCAACGGACAAATGCTTCAAGATATCAAAATGGCTATTAACTGTCACAATGTAGAACTGGTTAATCGTATGGGTGGGAATATGATTGAATTAGAAGACATCATGACAAAGATCCATGAAATCACAGGAGACAAATAAATGCAACCTTCCAAAAAATCAGACGAACTGGTTGAAAAAGTTATTAAAAAACCAGACTCCATTAATGACGTTTTTGAAAGAAAAGGTGGAAGTGCTCCAACAGCTACTCATTACTGTGCAGGTTGCGGTCATGGGATATTGCACAAACTTATAGGTGAAGCGCTGGATGAACTTAATATTCAAGAGCGTTCTGTAATGATTAGTCCAGTGGGTTGTGCAGTTTTTGCCTATTATTATTTTAACTGCGGTAATGTTCAGGTGGCCCATGGAAGAGCACCTGCTGTTGGAACAGGAATTTCAAGAGCAGAAGATGATTCTATTGTTATGTTATATCAAGGTGATGGAGATCTGGCATCTATTGGACTGAATGAAACCATTCAAGCCGCTAACCGAGGGGAAAAATTAGCAGTTTTCTTTGTTAATAACACTGTTTATGGAATGACTGGAGGGCAAATGGCACCCACCACTCTTTTAGGTGAAGTTACGGTAACCTGTCCTCAGGGAAGGGATCCTCGTTTTGCAGGATATCCTCTGCACATGTGTGAACTATTGGATAATTTACAAGCCCCTGTTTTTATTGAAAGAGTTTCTGTATCAGATATTAAACACATTCGAAAAGCCAAACAAGCCGTGAAAAAAGCACTTGAAATACAGCGCGACGGTAAAGGATATGCTTTTGTGGAAGTACTCTCACCATGCCCTACTAATCTCCGTCAAGACGCATTAGCAGCTGAAAAATTCATAAATGAAGAAATGGAAAAGGAATTTCCTCTACGCATATTTAGAGATTACGCACATGAAGTTGAACCATTATATCGTGGGGAAAGTGATTTCTCCAAAAGTTCGCTTGATAAAATATTTCATTTAAAAGAGGACAGTACCCCCGATCCCATTGATGATCCAGAATATAAAGAAAAACATGTGAAAATTGCAGGATTTGGAGGTCAAGGCGTTTTAAGCATGGGCCTGACATTAGCTCAAGCAGCATGTGCAGAACGCAGGCATGTCTCATGGTACCCCTCATATGGTCCCGAGCAACGAGGAGGTACTTCCAGTTGTGCCGTAGTAATCTCTGGAGAGATGATTGGTTCTCCAGCAGTACAAAAGCCAGATATTTTAATTGCATTTAATCAGCCTTCTCTAGAGGAATTTGCAGAGGAAGTTCGGAAGGGAGGAGTTATTATATATGATTCTGCTTCTGGAGAATTTAATGCTCCTAAAGGCGTGGATAAAATTGCAGTTCCAGCTATGAAAATAGCAAAAAGTATGGGTGTGAAAAGAGCCGCCAATACTGTAATTTTGGGTGTTTTAATGCATTTGGGACGTAGTAATCTTTCTAAAAATGCATATAGGGAAGCAGTTAAACACACTTTCTCTTCAAAACCAAAGCTCATTGATATAAACCTCCAAATATTAGAAGCCGGTGCTCAATGGGCACGGGAAAATATAGAATTATAAAGATTTAGTTTAAATTAATAAACTAAATTTAAATTTTTTTAAGATTTATAATAGTATAATAATTTAATTTTACATAAAAACAGTTTATGGCAAACTAAATAGACCTAAAATAATTATAAATATTACTGCAAAAACAATTGCAAAAAATCCACCCATTCATCCTGAGCAGCTCTTTTTTCATCTTCCATAATACGTACCCCCAATTCATTATTAATTCTTATTGAATTAGATTAGTATTAAATATTTGCCTAGTGTAAATAATCACACTAGAGAAAATTATTATATTTATTTTATAATTTCAGAAAGTTAAAAATCTAAAACACCCCTAAACAATGAGCTAAGTCCACTGATAATTAAAAATTTTTTCATGACACCTATACAAAAATAGTATAATACAGTAACAACTAATCAGATTAAGGGAATTTCAACTAACTTATAATAAGTCTGCTTTTTGGAAAGTTTTAAAGATCAAAAAGAGGGATATCATGAATTATCAAGGATTTGCTGAAAAATTATTAAAATCATTGAATGTGTCAATTGGAGATACCTTAAAAATTGTTAAACCAGATATATCCTATGAAGGAATGTTATTGGATAGATCAGAAGATGCTGATGATCAACACTTAGTTCTAAAATTAGAAAGTGGTTATAATATTGGTATAAACATCTCTGAAGCAACAGTAGAAATTATAAAGAAAAGTGATAAACCAAAAATAGAGCTTCCATCATTAAATATTAAAAAAGACGATGTAAAACCCAATGTTTCCATTATTTCAACTGGAGGTACAGTTGCTTCAATAATAGATTATAAAACAGGAGCTGTGCATCCGGCATTTGATGCTGAAGACCTTATACGTGCCAACCCTGAGCTCTTAGAGTATGCTAATATTACTGGAAAGTCAATACTAAATATTCTAAGCGAAAATATGAAACCAGAGTACTGGGTAAAAGCAGCTAATTCTATAGCAGATGAGATAAGTGATGGTTCATATGGAGTCGTAGTAGCTCATGGTACAGATACTATGCATTATACTGCGGCGGCATTGAGTTTTATTTTAGAAACTCCAGTTCCCATAATAATTACTGGAGCCCAAAGAAGTTCGGATCGTCCATCATCTGATGCATTTTTAAATTTAATAAACTCAGTATCGGCTGCGAAATCTGATATAGCGGAAGTTATGGTTTGTATGCACGGCACCAGTAATGATTCAACATGTTATCTTCATAGAGGTACCAAAGTAAGGAAAATGCACACATCTCGAAGAGAAACATTTAGAAGTATAAATACCACACCATTAGCTGAAATAGAAAATGGTGCATTAAAAATAGATTCAACAAAATCATTCAAAAAGAGGAATGAAGTTGAATTAACTATAAAAGACAATATAGAACCAAAAGTTGCTTATATTAAAAGTTTCCCAGGTATTCAAAGTGAAATAATAGATTATCATTTAGATAAAGGTTATAAAGGTATTTTACTGGAGGGCACTGGTCTTGGTCACTGCCCGGAAAATATGGTTTCTTCATTAGAAAGAGCAACAGATTCAAATGTGCCGGTGGTTATGACTTCCCAATGTCTTTATGGGAAAGTAAATATGAATGTTTATAGTACCGGGCGGAAAATCATGTCTGCAGGAGCCATATCTGGAGAGGATATGCTCCCTGAAACTGCTTATGTTAAATTAATCTGGGCTTTAGGTCAAAGCGATAAATTAGATGAAGTTAAAAAGATTATGATTACTAATATAGCAGGTGAAATGGAAGAAAAATCCTCGATGGATTATTTTCTAAATTAAGAATTTTATGCGTATATTAAATTTTATGCTGGTGATTTAATGGATTGGGATGAATTAGGACTTAAAATGGGATTAGAAATACACCAACAACTTAATAGTAAGAGTAAACTTTTCTGTCCTTGCAGCTGTGATTTAATTGATGATGAAGCTGATTTTGAAATTGTTAGAAATTTGAGACCAACTCAAAGCGAGCTAGGTAAAATTGATAGGGCTGCATTTGAAGAGGCTCGGAGAAAATTACATTTTATTTATCAGGCATATTCAAATGAAACTTGTCTGGTGGAAGCAGACGAAGAACCACCACATCCTTTAAATGAAGAAGCTTTAGAACTGGCTATGACTATTGCTTCTCTTCTGAATATGAGAATTGTTGATGAATTCCATACCATGCGAAAACAGGTTATTGATGGAAGTAACACCGGAGGTTTTCAGCGAACCGGGCTTGTAGCTACCCAAGGTTATTTAGAAACTCCTCATGGGAAAGTTGTAATTGATAATCTCTGTTTAGAAGAAGACGCCGCTCGAAGAATTGAAAATAAAGAGGAAGGAGTTGTATTTAGATTAGATAGATTAGGAATTCCTCTGGTGGAAATCACTACTGATCCCTCAATTCACCACCCAGAACAGGTCAAAGAAGTTGCATATCAATTGGGGCAGGTGTTGAGAAGTACTAAAGTGAAAAGAGGTCTTGGGACCATTAGACAAGACTTAAATATATCTATAAAAAAAGGCGCCCGTGTTGAAGTTAAAGGTGTTCAAGACCTGGACTTAATGCCCACCATTGTAGAAAGAGAAGTTCAGCGCCAGCTAAAACTTGTGGAGATTAGAGATAAACTAATTAAAAGGAATGCAAAAATTCCAAACAAAATATATGATGTTAAATCATTATTTAAAGATACAAAATCAAAAATCATAGCCAGTGCCCCCAGTGTAATGGCTATTAAATTAGAAGGATTTAATGGATTAGTGGGTATCGAAATTCAACCAGGAAGAAGACTTGGAACAGAATTTTCAGGATATGCTAAAAAATTAGGAGTTTCTGGAATATTCCACACAGATGAATTACCTGCTTATGGAATCCAGCCCGAAGAAGTTGAAAATCTGAAAAATGCAACTAATGCATCCCCAGAAGATGCAGTGATCATAGTGGCTCATGAGAAATATATTGCCTGTTCTGCACTAAAAGAAGTTCAACGCAGGGCAAAAATGGCCTTAGACGGAGTCGTAGAAGAAACAAGAAAAGCATTAAATGACGGAAATACTGAATATTTAAGACCTCTTCCCACATCCAGCAGGATGTATCTAGAAACCGACACCCCATTATTTGTGATTAATAGAGAATACGTTGAAAAAATTAAATCTAACCTACCCGAGCTACCCCAAGAGAAGAAAGAAAGAATTATTAAGCAATATGAAATCAGTGAAGATTTAGCAGGCCAGTTAGTTAGAAGAAACAAGGTAGGGGATTTTGAAGAAATATTGGGTCAATTAGATGTTGATAAAACAGTTGTTGGATCCATACTTGCTTATTCTCTTAAAGAACTTAAAAGAGACGGGCATGATGTTGAAAATCTTGATCTTTCTCTAATTGTAGATACTTTAAAACTTTTAGAAAATGGCAAAGTATCTAAAGATGCTCTTGCTCAGATATTGGGTTACGTGGCAGATAATAAAACCACACCATCCGATGCAGCACAAGCATTAGATCTAATAATGCTAACTGAAGATGATGTGGCATCCATTATTGAAAAAATAATCAGTTCTAACTCCAAAATGGTTGAAGAAAGAGGAATGGGTGCTATGGGGCCCCTTATGGGTATGGCTATGAAAGAATTAAAAGGAAAAGCGGATGGGAAATTAGTGAATAAACTTTTAAAAGAAAATCTTCAAAAATTCATGTGATAATAAATCCACATTCCTCCTTTTTTTATCCAGCCCAAGCAAATAATAAAATTACAATTCCTCCCACCAAGTTTAATAAAAACCAGCTTATTTTTCCAGATGTGCTTCTGTATTTATACCCTCTTTTCTCTTGTTTAGTACTCCAGAAGTAAAAACTGATACTGTGATATATGAAAATAACTCCAGGTATCCATGCTAACTTGAAACTCCAGGATTGGTCTAAGATTAATCCAAAGCCAATTATTAAATATAACCAGCCGATACAAAGATCAGCCATTGCAATACCATACTCATAGTCCCTGTATTCAGGCAATATATTTTTCTCAGCAATTCCTAACTTAACTGCTTTTTCCCAATTGATAAGACTAATAAATTGGCCAACAAAATGAAATATGAAACCAATCAGCAAGATTAGAATTCCTGCCACTATATTTGAATATGCAATCATTGTATTTACATCCCCCATACTCTTTTAAATCAGGACTATCCCATTAATTTTTATTTACATGTAGATCCCTGATTTCATACTATTATTTTTATATATTCATTGCTATATTTCATAGTATAATTAACACTGAATTCATTTGAATCTAAAAAATTTTATGAATAAAACTATTAACCCCTATTAAAAAATTAGGAATGATAAAATGGAAGAATACGATATTATAATAATCGGAGCCGGACCGGGAGGTATAACTGCAGGAATATATGCTGGAAGGCAAGGCACAAGTACCATTATGTTAGAAAAAGGCCCTGCTGGTGGTTTAGGTTTAGAAGTGCCTCTGATGGAAAACTACCCCGGCTATGAAATGATTGCGGGTATGAGTTTAATTGCCGAGATGAAAAAGCAAGCCCTGAAAACTTCTACACTACAAGAGATGGAAGAAGTAAAATCATTGACCCTAAAAGGGAATTTATTCCATGTTAAAACAGTTAAAAGAGAATATACTGCTCATGCAGTCATATTAAGTACAGGGAGCCGGCACAAAAAGCTGGACGTTCCTGGTGAAAAAGAACTTCTGGGAAGAGGAGTATGTTATTGTGCTACCTGTGACGGACCATTATATGCTGGTAAAAAAGTATTGATGGTTGGCGGTGGGAACTCCGCTGCTCAAGAAGCAATATTCCTTAAAAATATTGGGTGTGACGTCATTTTAGTTCATCGAAGGGATCAATTACGTGCAGAGCAATATTTACAAGACCAACTTAAAGCACAGGATATAGATATTATATGGGATAGTGCAGTTGTAGAAATTAAAGGCGATCCATTTGTTGAAACAGTTACCCTGAAAAATTTAAAGACTTCCCAAATAACTGAGCAAAAAGTGAATGGTATTTTTATATCCATTGGTGACGAACCCATAAATCAACTGGCCAAAGAGTTGGGTGTAGAACTAGACACTGCAGGATACATTATAACAGATAAATTCCAAAGAACCAATATAAAACACGTATATGCTGCAGGAGATGTAACTGGAGGATTTAAGCAGTGGGTAGTAGCTTGCAGTGAAGGAGCCGTTGCAGCCATGGCCGCATATAACGATTTACAGAAATTGTAATTATTTAAAAAAGATATTAAATTTCAAAATAAGAATAATTTAAAAAATAAGAGATAAAAAAGGATTGCGTTTTAATCTGAGCCACCTTTTAAAAAGATATAAATTACATATGCTATGATCAGCACTATGATAATAGGCAGCAACCACCATAATACATAAAAAGCCACCACGGCTAATATAAGGGCAACTATTATGTATATCAAATCTCTAATTTCCATATATAATATAATTGTAAATTTTAGTATAAATAAATTTCTCTAATTATTACTGGAAAAAATTAGTATTAACTCTTATTTATGCATATAAAACATTAAAAGAGGGAAAAAAATGAAAATACTGGTTGTAAATAATCACGGCCAATATAATCACCGTATTCATCGAACATTGCACTATCTAAAAATTCCATCAGAGTTAGTTTCTAATGAGCTTTCTCTAGAAGAGATTAAATCTAAAGACCCCATAGGTATTGTACTGGGTGGCGGTCCTTCC contains the following coding sequences:
- the gatE gene encoding Glu-tRNA(Gln) amidotransferase subunit GatE, with product MDWDELGLKMGLEIHQQLNSKSKLFCPCSCDLIDDEADFEIVRNLRPTQSELGKIDRAAFEEARRKLHFIYQAYSNETCLVEADEEPPHPLNEEALELAMTIASLLNMRIVDEFHTMRKQVIDGSNTGGFQRTGLVATQGYLETPHGKVVIDNLCLEEDAARRIENKEEGVVFRLDRLGIPLVEITTDPSIHHPEQVKEVAYQLGQVLRSTKVKRGLGTIRQDLNISIKKGARVEVKGVQDLDLMPTIVEREVQRQLKLVEIRDKLIKRNAKIPNKIYDVKSLFKDTKSKIIASAPSVMAIKLEGFNGLVGIEIQPGRRLGTEFSGYAKKLGVSGIFHTDELPAYGIQPEEVENLKNATNASPEDAVIIVAHEKYIACSALKEVQRRAKMALDGVVEETRKALNDGNTEYLRPLPTSSRMYLETDTPLFVINREYVEKIKSNLPELPQEKKERIIKQYEISEDLAGQLVRRNKVGDFEEILGQLDVDKTVVGSILAYSLKELKRDGHDVENLDLSLIVDTLKLLENGKVSKDALAQILGYVADNKTTPSDAAQALDLIMLTEDDVASIIEKIISSNSKMVEERGMGAMGPLMGMAMKELKGKADGKLVNKLLKENLQKFM
- a CDS encoding 3-methyl-2-oxobutanoate dehydrogenase subunit VorB produces the protein MATQMVKGNTAVIIGAMYAGCDCYFGYPITPASEILHEASKYFPMVGRKFVQAESEEAAINMVYGGAAAGHRVMTASSGPGISLKQEGISFLAGTELPAVIVNVMRAGPGLGNIGPEQGDYTQIVKGGGHGNYQNIVVAPNSVQEMCDLTIKAFELADKYRNPVVVLADGVLGQMAEPLHFPEDAVQHTIDTSRAVCGNKETMNNLATSIFLDFNQLEDFNFTIQEKYQKIKENEVEFEEYMVDDADIILVSYGISSRICRSAVDESRLLGIKVGLLRPITLFPFPEERLSELNEHNQCKFVSVEMSNGQMLQDIKMAINCHNVELVNRMGGNMIELEDIMTKIHEITGDK
- a CDS encoding 2-oxoacid:acceptor oxidoreductase family protein, with the protein product MQPSKKSDELVEKVIKKPDSINDVFERKGGSAPTATHYCAGCGHGILHKLIGEALDELNIQERSVMISPVGCAVFAYYYFNCGNVQVAHGRAPAVGTGISRAEDDSIVMLYQGDGDLASIGLNETIQAANRGEKLAVFFVNNTVYGMTGGQMAPTTLLGEVTVTCPQGRDPRFAGYPLHMCELLDNLQAPVFIERVSVSDIKHIRKAKQAVKKALEIQRDGKGYAFVEVLSPCPTNLRQDALAAEKFINEEMEKEFPLRIFRDYAHEVEPLYRGESDFSKSSLDKIFHLKEDSTPDPIDDPEYKEKHVKIAGFGGQGVLSMGLTLAQAACAERRHVSWYPSYGPEQRGGTSSCAVVISGEMIGSPAVQKPDILIAFNQPSLEEFAEEVRKGGVIIYDSASGEFNAPKGVDKIAVPAMKIAKSMGVKRAANTVILGVLMHLGRSNLSKNAYREAVKHTFSSKPKLIDINLQILEAGAQWARENIEL
- the trxB gene encoding thioredoxin-disulfide reductase produces the protein MEEYDIIIIGAGPGGITAGIYAGRQGTSTIMLEKGPAGGLGLEVPLMENYPGYEMIAGMSLIAEMKKQALKTSTLQEMEEVKSLTLKGNLFHVKTVKREYTAHAVILSTGSRHKKLDVPGEKELLGRGVCYCATCDGPLYAGKKVLMVGGGNSAAQEAIFLKNIGCDVILVHRRDQLRAEQYLQDQLKAQDIDIIWDSAVVEIKGDPFVETVTLKNLKTSQITEQKVNGIFISIGDEPINQLAKELGVELDTAGYIITDKFQRTNIKHVYAAGDVTGGFKQWVVACSEGAVAAMAAYNDLQKL
- the gatD gene encoding Glu-tRNA(Gln) amidotransferase subunit GatD, with translation MNYQGFAEKLLKSLNVSIGDTLKIVKPDISYEGMLLDRSEDADDQHLVLKLESGYNIGINISEATVEIIKKSDKPKIELPSLNIKKDDVKPNVSIISTGGTVASIIDYKTGAVHPAFDAEDLIRANPELLEYANITGKSILNILSENMKPEYWVKAANSIADEISDGSYGVVVAHGTDTMHYTAAALSFILETPVPIIITGAQRSSDRPSSDAFLNLINSVSAAKSDIAEVMVCMHGTSNDSTCYLHRGTKVRKMHTSRRETFRSINTTPLAEIENGALKIDSTKSFKKRNEVELTIKDNIEPKVAYIKSFPGIQSEIIDYHLDKGYKGILLEGTGLGHCPENMVSSLERATDSNVPVVMTSQCLYGKVNMNVYSTGRKIMSAGAISGEDMLPETAYVKLIWALGQSDKLDEVKKIMITNIAGEMEEKSSMDYFLN